One Oncorhynchus nerka isolate Pitt River linkage group LG5, Oner_Uvic_2.0, whole genome shotgun sequence genomic window carries:
- the LOC115125936 gene encoding lipoyl amidotransferase LIPT1, mitochondrial-like: protein MILRTFSNLCAQSQACFRSARAKSTLSAVIDETGKSGLILKSLSTDIFENLALEDWIHNHVDLQNRNMLFLWSNAPAVVIGRHQNPWQECNLQVMRQKGIPLARRRSGGGTVFHDLGNVNLTFFTSKKNYDRHRNLQVVTSALKGLRPDMDVRATERFDILLNGQHKISGTAAKLGRTAAYHHCTLLCSADRALLSAVLKPTCQGIKSNATQSVPSPVKNLLDEDPTLDCDTIMDSVASQYNTEFGFSSPVTLVDPSDELSLPGIQRMARELLAWEWTFGRTPKFSICTTFELKNDTSICNATLNMDIKNGIIETCDIEVPSDWLPVELSREFSLHLMGGKLCPYETSVIAAELLRTIPQNKELERKMYNLCRRVVFMM from the coding sequence ATGATTTTAAGAACATTCTCGAATTTGTGCGCACAATCCCAAGCCTGTTTTCGATCGGCTCGAGCCAAGAGCACATTGTCAGCTGTCATTGACGAGACTGGTAAGTCAGGACTTATCCTCAAATCTTTGTCAACAGACATATTTGAAAACTTAGCATTGGAGGACTGGATACACAATCATGTTGACCTCCAAAACCGGAATATGCTCTTCTTATGGAGTAATGCCCCAGCGGTGGTGATAGGGAGACATCAGAACCCGTGGCAAGAGTGCAACCTTCAGGTCATGAGACAGAAAGGGATACCGCTCGCCAGGCGACGCAGTGGGGGCGGGACTGTATTCCACGATTTAGGAAATGTCAATTTGACTTTCTTCACCTCCAAGAAAAACTATGACCGTCACAGGAATCTCCAAGTTGTGACAAGTGCTCTGAAAGGACTCAGGCCAGACATGGATGTACGTGCAACAGAGAGGTTTGACATCTTGCTGAATGGCCAACACAAGATTTCAGGAACCGCTGCTAAATTGGGAAGGACAGCAGCTTACCATCACTGCACTCTGCTATGTTCGGCTGACAGGGCACTGCTGTCCGCAGTGCTGAAACCGACCTGCCAGGGTATCAAGAGCAATGCAACGCAAAGCGTGCCATCCCCTGTGAAAAACCTGCTGGATGAGGACCCGACGTTGGACTGTGACACTATCATGGATTCAGTGGCATcccagtacaacacagagtttgGTTTCAGCAGCCCTGTAACACTTGTGGACCCAAGTGATGAGCTGTCCTTGCCTGGTATCCAAAGAATGGCCCGTGAACTGTTGGCATGGGAGTGGACATTTGGAAGGACTCCTAAGTTCAGTATCTGTACGACTTTTGAGTTGAAAAATGACACGTCTATCTGCAATGCAACTCTAAACATGGACATCAAAAATGGCATTATAGAAACTTGTGACATTGAGGTTCCCTCAGACTGGCTACCTGTGGAGTTGTCTCGAGAGTTCTCCTTACACCTGATGGGTGGGAAATTATGTCCCTACGAGACATCAGTAATCGCAGCAGAATTGCTGAGGACAATCCCACAAAATAAAGAACTTGAAAGAAAGATGTATAATCTGTGCCGAAGAGTTGTCTTCATGATGTGA